AGTCACCAGATCATCCCAACAGGGCTGTCCCTTGAGCCTGGCACTGTTTACACTCTCGCTTGAGCCACTTGCTCAAATGATTCGTCAGTCCTGCTCTGTGCGCCCAATTTCAGTTAACGATACTCAGCATCACCTATCATTATATGCTGATGATGTGCTGGTATTTATGGAGAATCCTCTGCAATCTCTACCTAATTTATTATCTATCTGTGAAGAATTTAGCTCTCTCTCAGGCTTTAAGATCAATTGGACAAAATCTGCACTGCTCCCTCTTAATGACTCGGCTAAAAGGTTGCAATTTCCATCTGGAATTCCAGTTGTACAGGATTTTAAGTACCTCGGAATACAAATTTTCCCATCTCTGAACCGTATGGTAACTTAtaactacacacaaacactaaatagaatCCAAGCAGAGTTGGACAGGTGGATCAGCCTTCCCAACTCCCTCAGAGCTTGTGTCTCTATTGTTAAAATGGGACAAATTTTATCAGTTCAATGATTCCCCTCTCGCCTCCTGTGAACTATTAAGACAAGATAAATTCTGCTATCTCCCGGTTTATCTGGAACAGGAAGCGCCCACGCCTCAAACGATCCACAATACAGAGAGGAATAGATAGCGGTGGCCTATCCGTGCCAAACTTTAAATATTACTTTTGGTCGTTTTTGCTTAGACCAGTACTGGTGTGGCATAACACAGATGCTTCAGTCTCCTGGCGCAAGCTGGAAGAAAATTGTGTTAGACCCTGGAGCTTGCAGGAGGTTCTTTTCACTAATCTGTCCAATAAACAATGCCGCTTACGCTTTGGCCCAATTGTATCACAACTTATTCAGACATGGCGTGCTGTTGAGCTTCACTGTAAAATCTCCTGTGAGTGGCACACCCTTACGCCGCTCTATAACAACTCTGGTCTCTTGATTGGAGATAGATATGTGTCACGATCTGCCTGGATTAATAGTAATATTCGCACTTTGAATGACATTTATTCTAATGCTGGGCTGTGTTCATTCCAGGACATAAGCTTATGCCCTTTGAAAGTCCCTGGCACTTTTTTACACGTTTTGGGACTGTCCTCCGGTCTCGCAGTTCTGGTCTGAAGTGGCAGCCAAGTTATCTGAATTAGTATTGGTAACTATTCCAGTGTCTATATCAGTCCTTTTGTTAATTGATTTGtcagaaataaatatttccaaGATCAAAAAACGCACGTCTTATCTGGCCTAACAGCTGCCAAGAAACTGGTTGCGGTTAGATGGAAGCCTTCCCATTCACTTATTGTCAGGCAATGGGCCCTCACTTTCCTTGATGTAGTTTACTTGGAATTATCAACTGCCAGAGTCAATGGTGCGAGTGAAGCTACCATAAACAACTGGAACAGAGTAGCTGACTCGCTGAAAGAGTTTGTGAGTTGAGCTTTCTCCTCACTTGACCAAACTGTTGATTTCTTGTTTCCCCTGAATTGAATTTtcatgtatgtgtatatgttgtgtgtatgtgtgtgtgcgctcaagAAGTTTATCAGAGACTTTGTGGTGTCACTAGTTTTGTAAGAGCGTGCTAGTGTGAGTGTTGtttgaggggtggggggtggtgccctggttttgtgtttatttatgtattttttattattatttttattttattattattattattattattattattattattattattattattattattattattattatgttttaaTTCTTAaacaattttattattttattttattttattacttgCTACAGTcaaaaatgttttggttgtacTGTCAATTCATGTCTTTGACTGTTTCTGTTattgttaaataaaaaacatttgatcacaaaaaaatgaatattcatTATGTGACACATTTGTGTTTGACACACGcataaaccccccccccccccccccccccccaaatccaTTCCAGGTCAGTGTGGCGACTGACAGCAGGTCTGTCTTGCCTCATAAAACCAATCAATTTCTGACTGTTAAAGAAGCAAAGTGTAAAATCATTCCTCAACCCTCAGTTTACCTGCCTTTACATGTTTGTGGAGAATGTTGGCTaataaatgaaatttaaaggaactttatgataataatgataaatttgAAATTGGGTGATGAGAAATTTTCACTGACTATATCTGGTTCTCGTCTTCATTCAGAGCTCAGTGTCCAAACAGGAAGCTATTCGAACCGGAGGAAGAAtagaacatgtttttttttttaattatttatacttatttgttgctttctTTGCTTTGcagttatttatgttttataagAATGTGATTGTTAGACCTAGTTTGATTATAGCGCTTTCATTTATTTGACACAACTACTGCCCCCCTTCTTCCTCCATCAttctttttaaactttgttttttgtgtctcaTACAGTGCAGTTGAATTTGATTTTTGGGCTACACAGTTTTTTCTTAAGCACTTTTTTGCCTCTTCAATCTACAATTGATCTGTATTCTCTGTTTTCAACAAGGGTGTTTAATAACTCAAGAGCTTCATGTTAAGATTTATATTTTAAGGGAGAACATCAATGTCACTGATTACTGAAGTTTTTCTCAGACTCAATCATCCACAATCTCATTTCAGTTCCCAGGTTCAATGTTTGCGctcatacatttttaattttgtgattgattgattgattttgtgTGAATTATGACTGACTGCTACAGCAACATAATGAACTTTTCTCATTAAGTCTTCTCTAAAGAGAGTCTGAAGGGTTATGGGGACAGTGTGTCACACTGAAGGGCACATTTTTGGTTAAAACTTAAGTTTCTTGTAAATTGTAATTGAAAAGActgtcatatatatatatttattctttTGCATTGTAGCTTATTTTTAATATCTTATTATAAGTGatctaatgaaataaataatagcttgaaaatgtacattttgcaTTAGAACTGATGTTTTTTCATCATAAATTACAAGAAGCAAGATATGTGATAAAAAGACATCAACATCGTCTCCCCCTCTTTGGTTTCTGAAGTAAACCGAAGTTAACAGATACCTCTTGCTGACATGTAAGCGGGTTTTGCTTGAGGCTTGTGGGAAAAGCATGTTTACTTCTTTTAATCATCACTCTTGTAGCACATCTGTGTTTAGCATTAGATTGTATTTTATAGATTTGACTCATTCCTCATTGTGGTTTCGAGATGCCACAGTGTCATTTCTGGGTCATTTCCAACTCGGGATATCTGCTGCAAACCAGAACTGgctgaaaattatttttaaaaaatagtaTAATTTTCGTCACAGGGATTGTAACGTGTTTGATACATTCGTCTTTGACACAGGAGACATTATGAACCCAGGAAAGAGTTGTGGAGAGTTGAAAGGCGGGACAACGAGGTGATTTAGTAGGTCATAAAAGCGTCATTACACTGGGTTTACAGTGTTTTAATCAGCAAAGTCATTAAATGGAGTGATGCAGATGGTAGTCTGGAGAATTACCTTCCAGTGGTGTTTTCAACTCCGGAGCTATGTGATGAATAACATgttaaaacagaggaaaaaacactCCTGCTCCACAATTTAACAATATTTCCAGACTTGTGAACAGACACGGCACATTCTCTTTCCAAGTgagcaaaataaagaaaatgcacCATGCATGATGAGGAAAATGTGTTCAGGCACATGTAAACTGAGACGAAATGCCAAGAGACACACAATCAGCAAACATAAGAATAAGATGGAGCGTGGCAGCATCACAGAGGTCGTCTGCACAACCTGCAGTGCTGCAGCTGGACAGACAGTGTTTCTACTTCTAATATTCAAGAGACTGTGTTGTACAGTGCGTTTTAGATAAAACTCCCTCTCTGTGGGCTAATGTGGATAGAGAGTAGAACTCTTTGTTACTCAGGCTCAGGAGTGATGGTCACTAACAGTCATGATCATAAACATCATGGACTTGCAATTCCTGCAAACACACTCAAGTCTTTCCTCACGAGCACAGACTGATTTCAGTTAAGTGTTTGTAGTTATAATTTAACTTCCTTTTACTAGACAGCTGAGCACGGCTCCTcagttctgttttcacacacatctaCTCCTTCCTGTGTCAACCACACTGCACTTGACTGGAATCACGTTAGCAGctggatcagcagctccacctaGTGGTCATTCTTCAGCACTCCTTCACAACAACTTCATTATGCAGCTCGAAAAAATGGAGTATTGCTGAAAAgtagtctttttcttttttcatttctatacATAATAATGGCAGCATATTTCAAGCATGTAAAAAGATTCAAGCTGTGATGACAATAAGTATGAAAatgttgtattgaaaatatTCATATTGGCACAAGATCTATCCCATAGCTTGTGTTTGTTGAGCATGGGAAAAATATTTCTTGGACCAGATACAGTTAAACACTACATAAGGTGCACATAACATTAACAACAGCACAATGTTGATCCCTTTTATCATTCAACATGGATTTACAATACCAAACCAAAGTTTATTTactcaaaatgaaaagaaaaacaaattactaAAAGGTTTGTTTTAAAGCAAAAGTCCTGAAATGAATGGCCAATGAAGTGAAGGAAGACAAGTTGtatcaacaaaataaaatactaaaCAAAACTTCATCAAGAACTTGAAGGCTGTTTCATGTGCAGTCCGAATTCAACAGTAAGTTCTTTGGAGCTTGTcatgaaacataaaaatgagCTTTCACTTTGGGTAaacttttctgatttttttttttttttattattattattggttaTGTGATCAATTTAATATTTACCAATCAATACAGAATTCTGAATAGACAGTCAGCTACTCCATTCAAAAAACATTAACTTCTCAATATATAAACTTATTTTACTACGTGAACACATGCTACACCATATAGCATTCAGCCTTTTGCTTCTGAGCAAAAGCGTTTCGACTTCATGGACGGATGGCGAGAGGGAGGGAAGCACGGATAAGCTGATGCATCTTGAAAATTTAAAACGCAATGGAAAGTTTTGAACGACTTGTTTCATTCCTTTCACCTTTATCCCATAAGTTagcaaaataattaaaaagttgaatattttatatatatatatccacaTTTCTTTACCAAAGGATTTCTGTTCAGTGATACATACTGTACAGCTGAATCACTTTACTGTAGTATTGAATAAACCCTAAATGTCATGCAGAAGGTGTATTTAATTAAGACGCACCATTTAAAGTCTTGTTCATGAGAACTACCCAGTTACTGCAGGAGTTACAGGTAAGCCTCTTCAGCTCGCCGTTACACAACCAGAGGTTAATCACACCTGCGATGCCGCCATCCTGCTGAGTGTGCTCCTGCTTCCTTAATTCATTTACCTTATCTACTTAACCACACGATTAGCGTGCCAGCGCACGCCCAATCGCATCCACCTGGCCCAGATAGAACCTCCTCCCATTGGCTCTTGATCTGGTCTgtctggagggggaggggggggggggggggggggggagagggggggggaggggggggggggggggatggcaGCGCTTCCTCTCTGCGTTTGGGGTGTGAGTGAGAGGTCGCGACCCCTGCTGACCTGGATTACCACAGCGCTCCTGTAGCAATCTCATGAGCCACTAAATATAGCCGGTGCCTGGGATAGTTTCTCCAGTGAAGGGCTTTGGCGACCTACCCTGACCCAATCCGAGCGTCTGGATGAGAGCTGCTCACTGGCGTGTGGATCCGAGCCGGGGAGAATAAAAACCGCGAAGTCAGGGAAAAGCTTTGTGGCTTGTGgttagggagaaaaaaaaaacaaaaaaaaaaaaacagattcatatTGAACACATCATAGGAATGCAAGCAAAAGTAAAGCTCAGtcaatttattgatttatggAAAATATATCACATCTTTACATTTTTGAGACAACTTCAGAAGTTAACAGTCCAGAAACCATTTACTTCCAAGCATCGCTCAAAGGTAACCAATTAAAACGCCTCAAATGCAGCAATTTTTGTACTCAGTTCGAGGAAATCCGAAGACATCCCAGCTTCTTAAATCTAGCCAActgttcagagaaaaaaaaaaaaaaaaaaaaagagagagagagaggaaaaaataaagaaaccaaTCGCACATCTAAAGCATCAATTCTTGGCTACAAACCCACTTCACCCCAATCTGACAGCCCAGATGAAACACGTCACACCCCCCCACCGCACGTCGTGTTTGTGAATATACAGTATTCTGTTCAGGAAAACAGCAAGCAGATTGAAAGTTTGATCACCGGACTACAAGTTGAAGCTCAGACAAGGACGAGAAATGAGTGAAACGTAGGAGTCGTTATAGCAGCGGCAACAGTGACatttggtttctttttcttctttttttttttcctttttttttgaacaaaacatttttttaaacatccatgTGGTTTATACCAAAGTGCAAATATGTTCAACTGCATGtatttttatgttattataGTAAGTAGGTTTATTATATTCTAATGAACTACGAGTCTTGCAAGAAAggttgaggcttttttttttctttgaataatATGGCACATTTCAAAACCAAAGAGAAAACATGTCACAGGTCATTTACTACAACAATAGGCAATGCAAACTTTACGATACACTAATATATAGAGAGATATATTTTGTGACCAAAGTTTGTCATCAATACATTAATATTTGAGaacacatttataaagcattacaTCAATAATGTCATCAGGATATCTGTTCGCAGAAGAAATGTTAATAACTGCAGTCCTCAAGTGTGTTTTTTACAACAATCCTCCTGAAGCAATTCGACACACTGCTCTCCAATCAGTGCTGCGGGCAGAGTGACGCCCGCGACTCGACGCCAGACAAAAACACCATCCCGCCGGGCAGAAAACCCCCCAGTTTCCTGTTCTCGTCCTAACTCTTCAAGGTACACGGGACGCTCGTCTCCAGGCGAGCGCCGAAAGAACACCCTACGTCTCAACTATTTGCTCCTGCAATAATCAATAGTGACACAAATTTTACAGATATATAGctatatatttatgtatataCCTCCAGTGTGTACACGGTTTGACCACTACCTCTGAACGGATCAGAGCCTCCTCGCTGTTACAAGAGAACGGCCACAGAAAGGGTGCATGCAAAAAAAGAGGACTCGATTCGGGGAAGTGGAGAATCACCACCGGTGCCAGggaattacaatttttttttttccttttttgggaGACAAATCTGTAAAGAACTGAATATCCAACTTCTCTAAACAAACCGTAGCGTGGTTTCCTACCCTTCTGCCTTTTCAGTGTTGCTCTCGCCTCTAAATTAATCAGGAGCTGGGTGACTCAGCAGAATCTTGGTCTGAAGAACGGGGGCTTCAGCCCTCTTAAAGCTTGGTCCTTCAACTTCAACAAGGATTACTCTGTCGGTGTTTTCTAAACAGATACCTTTAGAAGTAGTTGGTGTTCTGCAGCACAATTTGCAAAATTCTACGATTAAGTGATTCGCTTGGGGTGGTAGGCTATGGTTTTGTAAttgttccttttgttttttttgtttttttttggttgttaaAAGACAGTGATCTTAGGGAGGACAAGCAACGCTGAGAGAAAACGTCAGTGTTCTTCTCACTTGGCAGTCATCATCTGGACAAACTCTGCAAGAAAAAGACCACAGAGCGACTTTTAAAAGCGAGGGAGATAAAACGATTTCGAGCCAAAATGAGGCAAACAAACGGAGAAGTCGTTCATCGGTGCACGTctggagaggaggaagcaggccAGAACTCACCCTCGTAGTTGACCTGGCCGTCGCCGTCGATGTCGGCCTCACGGATCATCTCGTCCACCTCCTCGTCGGTGAGCTTCTCGCCCAGGTTTGTCATGACGTGCCGTAGCTCGGCTGCGCTGATGTAGCCGTTCCCGTCCTGCAGGGGGTCGGAAACAACAGGCGGGATGACGCACAGAAACTACAGAATGTCTCTAGGCTTTCCTGTTTAGGATAAATCACAGAACATCGTTACGaagaaaaataatcatttgatttgaaaatcCTCACCGGAGCCCTAATGATCTGTAGTGTTTCATTGCATTTTAGAATTTAAAATGGCTTCTAAGTGATGGAAAACACAAttatttagaggaaaaaaaatcagtgtgaaTGCCAGCAAATTGAGTGTTCATgtattttaattgaaaacatgagaaaaccGGGGAATGTGTCAATTTCCTCTCAAACACTTGTACCAACCGTCTAAGAAGAAATCTGTACGAGTGCATCTTGAAACTTGATTTCCAAAGGAAGATACTTCAATCACGCTCCAGTATTTGTGAGGTTTTCAGTGCAGAAGCATGTGACTGTAATCTCATTACCTCCGTCTGTGGGGTAAGTGTAAAGTGAAACCTGATGAGAGGCTTTGTGATTTCGCCTGAGTTGGATCTGAGGGCCACTCAGTTTGTATTTTGCATGTTCCTGCCTGTACGTGTTGGTTTCCTTCTGATGCTCggtaggtgtgagtgtgagtgtgtgtggtgtggtggtctttctctgtgtgtttggtgtcaTCTGCCTTCATCTCCGGCAGCCTACGACGCTCAGCGGTACAAAGCTGCACCGAAGGTAAACAGACGATAAAGCTCAGTCACAACTCAAGATGAATGAATTGATCTCTTTTCTTTATGCAACGCTGTGAATTAAAATCAGttaatgatttaaaatgactttttttttagacttAACACCTTGACACCATTTCCTGTGTTCAACACTCCTCAGTCATCCAATGTGACAAAATTagactaatttttttttctttctacaaCTAAACAGAGAACCTTTGTGCTGCACGAGAAACACCGGCTTCCTATATTCTCCACCTGTGAAGTCATGTTGTTTAGtttatcctgcatgttttagccTCGACGCTGAGTCCAAACGCCAAACGTTTCAATGTCACTGTCCTCAAACAGCTTCAGGAACCTAATAAGAAGCTTTTGTGTCGACCCAAGAGCAAATTGAGGGCAAACAAAGCACATCAATGTTGCAGTTCAGCACCGCACCaatcttctctctctcaacaCTTAAGAATTCATGACCGTGAACGGCCTGAAAGACATTCTGCCTTTCCAGTGTTTGCCTTGGAACCACAAAATGATCTGCGGCAAACGGAGACGGAGAGTTTCTAGTTGTGCTGAGTGACGTGGGACCCGGGCCAGGCGTACCTTGTCAAAGACTCTGAAAGCTTCTCTGatctcctcctcgctgtccgTGTCTTTCATCTTCCTGGCCATCATGGTCAGGAACTCAGGAAAGTCGATTGTCCCATTTCCTAAACATCCAGAGAGAGTTGGGAGAAAATTGTGGGGAGTGTCAGtatgatgcagaaaaaaaaaagaaaagaaaaaaaaaataactatgaAAGTGTTTGATATATTTCCTCATAAAAGCCACATTCTGCAGGATACTAGTATGATGTAACGATTAGAATGAACTATCTCTCCTTGAGGATGGTCACCTACTGTTTCCAAtctaatttatgttttttttacaagtaaTTTCCTGGTGTCCTTGAGCGTTTCTCTCCTCACCGTCGGCGTCCACCTCGTTGATCATGTCCTGCAGCTCGGCCTCGGTGGGGTTCTGTCCCAGAGAGCGCATCACCGTCCCGAGCTCCTTGGTGGTGATCGTGCCGTCGCCGTCCTTGTCGAACAGCGAGAACGCCTCCTTGAACTCTGGATTTACAGAAATGGCCCCAGTTAGTGTCCATGAATGCGCAGCATTAAGGATGACCTGTGAAAATCCTGCATAAAAGTATCCGTGCAAAATGTCTGTACATTTTGaccaacatttaaaaagaactAAATGGACGTAGAgtcgtgtgaatgtgtgtgggaTTAACTACTGAGTGAAATATgagcaggaccgggaccagatcCGAACCAACAGCAAGCAGTCCCCTAAACTTGTGCTTCGCTTCATCTTGAAGGTTCTTTGGCTTGGAGGTGAATTGAGGTGCTGCCACAGCTGAAACGAGCCAAACAAGGTTAGGTATGCACTCACCAGCAATCTGCtcctcagtcagctgatcgGCCTGcggacagaagaaaaacacactgataaaacacaaactgttcATCATCTTTTGCAGCGCCGCTCATGTTATCTGACGGACGCCGCCTGCAGAGTGTTTACGGGACATCTTTCATTTTTCTAGGCGAGTTTATTTGGGAATGTACACCATCAATGTATCAAACCCAAACATGGTTGACAAGTTAGAGTAATAAGAGACCATTTTGAAAAACCATAAATCACTAAATGCCAGGTTGAAAACTACAAACTGCTAAATCTAAAGTTGAGCTTCCAGTTCTTTCAGCTCAATGttttggagaaagaaagaaaaaaaaaaaaaacagcctgaccaacacaCCATCTGTCAAAGACTAATTGTGCGTGGGTATGACTTGAAAATCGTTTGCACAACGATTCAAGAGATCAAACTTCCAGCAGGCGTAATGAGGAGCACCTGCAGCCAGTTCCACTGTGTGAGCAACACGAGCTGCACGGCCAATGCAAATACGCGCTGGACAAACTAATTCCAACCGCACTGTGGTctcatccagcagctggagccacaCTTTACCTCCGACAGAGCGAAAGGCTTTTGTTTACAGAAATTAAAAACGCACTGAATTGCTTCTCAACCTCACAGCCCTCCGTTTGA
The sequence above is a segment of the Salarias fasciatus chromosome 14, fSalaFa1.1, whole genome shotgun sequence genome. Coding sequences within it:
- the calm3a gene encoding calmodulin 3a (phosphorylase kinase, delta), with protein sequence MADQLTEEQIAEFKEAFSLFDKDGDGTITTKELGTVMRSLGQNPTEAELQDMINEVDADGNGTIDFPEFLTMMARKMKDTDSEEEIREAFRVFDKDGNGYISAAELRHVMTNLGEKLTDEEVDEMIREADIDGDGQVNYEEFVQMMTAK